Proteins encoded in a region of the Labrus mixtus chromosome 19, fLabMix1.1, whole genome shotgun sequence genome:
- the zgc:194621 gene encoding uncharacterized protein zgc:194621 isoform X3 produces the protein MPATKVIKQSRVEASRKTVERTKPVKVKAVNGAQRELRVPSVRKSRASSCPRCPQRDRCEEGSTGVMRTALKPGCERRSRSSSTAHRNNLDCRKAANSARSANVNQKCQKMSACQREQRAVRVEAKHAIQSHKAFTVIPPNPKKRREIQRKAEAELAALEELRLSRAMAYVSINPSSVGQTEDRQEMWGGCMSLEEVRSKQQQEMMKAKRKQKPIRTQVLEEKPVLEI, from the exons ATGCCAGCCACAAAAGTAATCAAGCAATCCCGGGTGGAGGCCTCGAGAAAAACCGTCGAGCGAACTAAACCGGTGAAGGTAAAAGCGGTTAACGGAGCTCAGCGTGAACTCAGAGTGCCCTCGGTGCGTAAAAGCCGCGCGTCAAGCTGCCCCAGGTGTCCGCAGCGGGACAGGTGTGAGGAGGGGAGCACCGGAGTGATGCGCACGGCCCTCAAACCGGGCTGTGAAAGGAGATCCAGGTCCAGCTCCACCGCTCACAGAAACAACCTGGACTGTCGGAAGGCGGCAAACTCTGCGAGGAGTGCCAATGTGAACCAAAAATGCCAGAAGATGAGCGCGTGTCAGAGGGAGCAGCGGGCAGTCAGGGTGGAGGCTAAGCATGCTATTCAAAG TCACAAAGCTTTCACCGTCATCCCTCCGAacccaaagaaaagaagagagatcCAGAGAA AGGCGGAGGCGGAGCTCGCCGCTTTAGAGGAGCTTCGGCTGAGCAGAGCAATGGCGTATGTCTCCATCAACCCCAGTAGTGTTG GACAGACTGAAGACAGACAAGAAATGTGGG gCGGCTGTATGAGTCTGGAGGAAGTACGTtcgaagcagcagcaggaaatgatgaaagcaaagaggaaacagaagcCG ATCAGGACACAGGTTTTGGAAGAAAAGCCTGTTCTGGAAATATAA
- the zgc:194621 gene encoding uncharacterized protein zgc:194621 isoform X1: MRDSTTQSSGGPRGLTRTQPGCSMHIIQGNRSVTLNSRMPATKVIKQSRVEASRKTVERTKPVKVKAVNGAQRELRVPSVRKSRASSCPRCPQRDRCEEGSTGVMRTALKPGCERRSRSSSTAHRNNLDCRKAANSARSANVNQKCQKMSACQREQRAVRVEAKHAIQSHKAFTVIPPNPKKRREIQRKAEAELAALEELRLSRAMAYVSINPSSVGQTEDRQEMWGGCMSLEEVRSKQQQEMMKAKRKQKPIRTQVLEEKPVLEI, translated from the exons ATGCGAGACAGCACCACTCAGAGCTCAGGAGGACCGAGAGgactcacacgcacacagccAGGCTGCAGCATGCACATTATACAAG GAAACAGAAGCGTTACCTTGAATTCAAGAATGCCAGCCACAAAAGTAATCAAGCAATCCCGGGTGGAGGCCTCGAGAAAAACCGTCGAGCGAACTAAACCGGTGAAGGTAAAAGCGGTTAACGGAGCTCAGCGTGAACTCAGAGTGCCCTCGGTGCGTAAAAGCCGCGCGTCAAGCTGCCCCAGGTGTCCGCAGCGGGACAGGTGTGAGGAGGGGAGCACCGGAGTGATGCGCACGGCCCTCAAACCGGGCTGTGAAAGGAGATCCAGGTCCAGCTCCACCGCTCACAGAAACAACCTGGACTGTCGGAAGGCGGCAAACTCTGCGAGGAGTGCCAATGTGAACCAAAAATGCCAGAAGATGAGCGCGTGTCAGAGGGAGCAGCGGGCAGTCAGGGTGGAGGCTAAGCATGCTATTCAAAG TCACAAAGCTTTCACCGTCATCCCTCCGAacccaaagaaaagaagagagatcCAGAGAA AGGCGGAGGCGGAGCTCGCCGCTTTAGAGGAGCTTCGGCTGAGCAGAGCAATGGCGTATGTCTCCATCAACCCCAGTAGTGTTG GACAGACTGAAGACAGACAAGAAATGTGGG gCGGCTGTATGAGTCTGGAGGAAGTACGTtcgaagcagcagcaggaaatgatgaaagcaaagaggaaacagaagcCG ATCAGGACACAGGTTTTGGAAGAAAAGCCTGTTCTGGAAATATAA
- the zgc:194621 gene encoding uncharacterized protein zgc:194621 isoform X2, translating into MRDSTTQSSGGPRGLTRTQPGCSMHIIQGNRSVTLNSRMPATKVIKQSRVEASRKTVERTKPVKVKAVNGAQRELRVPSVRKSRASSCPRCPQRDRCEEGSTGVMRTALKPGCERRSRSSSTAHRNNLDCRKAANSARSANVNQKCQKMSACQREQRAVRVEAKHAIQSHKAFTVIPPNPKKRREIQRKAEAELAALEELRLSRAMAYVSINPSSVGGCMSLEEVRSKQQQEMMKAKRKQKPIRTQVLEEKPVLEI; encoded by the exons ATGCGAGACAGCACCACTCAGAGCTCAGGAGGACCGAGAGgactcacacgcacacagccAGGCTGCAGCATGCACATTATACAAG GAAACAGAAGCGTTACCTTGAATTCAAGAATGCCAGCCACAAAAGTAATCAAGCAATCCCGGGTGGAGGCCTCGAGAAAAACCGTCGAGCGAACTAAACCGGTGAAGGTAAAAGCGGTTAACGGAGCTCAGCGTGAACTCAGAGTGCCCTCGGTGCGTAAAAGCCGCGCGTCAAGCTGCCCCAGGTGTCCGCAGCGGGACAGGTGTGAGGAGGGGAGCACCGGAGTGATGCGCACGGCCCTCAAACCGGGCTGTGAAAGGAGATCCAGGTCCAGCTCCACCGCTCACAGAAACAACCTGGACTGTCGGAAGGCGGCAAACTCTGCGAGGAGTGCCAATGTGAACCAAAAATGCCAGAAGATGAGCGCGTGTCAGAGGGAGCAGCGGGCAGTCAGGGTGGAGGCTAAGCATGCTATTCAAAG TCACAAAGCTTTCACCGTCATCCCTCCGAacccaaagaaaagaagagagatcCAGAGAA AGGCGGAGGCGGAGCTCGCCGCTTTAGAGGAGCTTCGGCTGAGCAGAGCAATGGCGTATGTCTCCATCAACCCCAGTAGTGTTG gCGGCTGTATGAGTCTGGAGGAAGTACGTtcgaagcagcagcaggaaatgatgaaagcaaagaggaaacagaagcCG ATCAGGACACAGGTTTTGGAAGAAAAGCCTGTTCTGGAAATATAA